From ANME-2 cluster archaeon, a single genomic window includes:
- the rimI gene encoding ribosomal protein S18-alanine N-acetyltransferase translates to MLFIRPFQPEDFNDVIEIERQVFSEHDPYVYMELYESVPDGFYVAIMDGETVGYVVGFISIPIRGRVFTLAVKEEYRSMGIGTQLMDKICETLKNNGSDEATLEVRISNILAQHFYMKRGFVPAWVERGYYTDGEDALIMKKEL, encoded by the coding sequence TTGTTATTTATCAGGCCATTCCAACCAGAGGATTTCAACGATGTTATTGAAATAGAACGGCAGGTTTTCAGTGAACATGACCCTTATGTTTACATGGAATTGTATGAAAGCGTGCCAGACGGGTTCTATGTGGCCATAATGGATGGGGAAACGGTCGGGTATGTGGTTGGGTTCATTTCAATTCCGATAAGGGGCAGGGTTTTTACCCTGGCTGTAAAGGAAGAGTACAGGAGTATGGGGATAGGTACGCAGTTAATGGATAAGATATGTGAAACCCTAAAAAACAATGGGTCAGATGAGGCCACCCTGGAGGTCAGGATAAGTAATATCCTTGCCCAGCATTTCTATATGAAACGAGGATTTGTACCTGCATGGGTAGAGCGGGGATACTACACTGATGGCGAGGATGCACTGATCATGAAAAAAGAACTTTAA